From Halodesulfovibrio sp.:
AAAGGTAAGCAGAGCACACCTCTTTTTCTGATAATTAGCATAATGTTCCTAGATAACCCGCGCAGACATGTTGGAGGTTGATAAAAGCAGCCAGTCGCAAATTATTAGTAGGATACTTAAACCTGCCAAGGGGTGCAACCCCGACAAATACTTTAGCATAAAAAAAAGCGCGGCATTATGCCGCGCTTTTTCATAACTAGCTCTAAAACGCCTGTCCCATTGCAAACTCAAAGCGAGGATCTTGCTTTTCCCCGTTTACATCAGCAAGCGGGATACCATACGCGAAGCGTAAATCACCCATTGGTGAGCGCCAGCGCAGTTCCAGACCTGTACTGTACAGCCACTCTTTGTTTGAAGTGAGACCATCATCTTTATCATCGAAGTTGATACCAACGTCGAAGAATGGAACCAAGGTCATGCCAAGGTCATTTTCAAAGTACCACTGATATTCAAAGTTAGCGAATGCCATGCGTGTACCACCAATTTTGTCGCCATCAGCCTGACGTACTGCAAAGTCGTTGATATCGTAACCACGCACACTGTTGATGCCACCAACCCAGAAACGCTCTACAATCGGGATATCGTCATGAGAGCCACCGTTAGGCAGCAACATGCCACCTTTTGCACGCGCCATCAGAACGTTATTATCATTCAAAGCGTAGAATTGACGGGCTTCACCAACCAGCTTGATGAAATCATCCGTACCCTGAAGGAATCCACCACCGTAGTTTACAGTAAAGTTTACAACGTTACCGGAAGTCGGGCGCTGGAAGTTATCCATTGTATTGCGGCTGAAAGATGCATGAAGAACACTAGCATGACGGATACCATCATCTGCCTGTTCTCTGATAAGGCTACTTGCATCCGCTTCTACGCCAGTAATTTCGTACTGGTCGTAACGGTAGCCAGTGTAGACACGAGACCACTTACCGATTGGGTAACCGAAGCTAACCTTACCACCGGTTTTGTTGTAGTCGTAGTCATCATATTCAGTTTTTGTAATGTAGGTACGACCGCTGAATGAAAGGTCACTGTCATACACGCTCGGGTTCAGGAAGCTGAAGTCGTATGAAGTCTTCTTGGAAGAGAAACTTGCAGTCGCCGCAACTTTATATCCTTTACCCCACAGGTTATCTTCCTTGATAGAGCCGGAGAAGCCAACACCATCGTATGAAGACCAACCTACACCAGCCATAACAGAGCCGGTATTTTTCTCTTTGACCTTAACTTTCAGGTCGACTTCATCAGGGTTATCAGTCGGAACAAGAGTTACACTTGCTTCGGAGAAGTAGCCTAAGTTATTCAACTTGCGGTTACTTTCACGTAACTGATTACCGTTAAAAAGTTCACCGTCAGTCAATTCAACAGCACGGCGCACTACGTTGTCACGGGTTCGGGTGTTCCCTTCCATCACAACTCGGCGAACATAAACTTTGTTCTTTTTATCAATTTTAAAGGCAACGTTCGCAATATTGTCTTCCTGACGCTGAATGCCGAAATCAACATCCGCATAGGCATAGCCGTAGTTTGCGTACCAATCGCCAATTTTTGTGCTGTCTTCACGAAGAACAGTATAGTTAAGGTACTCTTCTTCTTCTTTCCACTCATCCGTACCGATAATAGAGAAGTACGTTGCATCCGGCTCAATAAGGTCACCAGAGAAGGTAATTGTGCCGAGTTTGTAGCGTGGACCTTCGGAAACAGGGAAAGTAATTACAATGCCGTCTTCCTCGTAATCAACACGAGCACTACCAACACGTACATCAAGGAAGCCACGGTTCAGGTAGTAAGCTGCAATAGCTGCAACATCGCGTTCAAGGTAATCTTCACGCAACACGCCGGAACCTGTAAGCCATGAGAAGATACCGCGTTCAGATAAAGCGAGTGCTGTTTTTACATCATCCGCATCAAGGACTTCTGTCCCTTCCAGCGCAATATCCTTAATGTACAGCTTCTCACCTTCGTTTACATTGAAGGTAAGGGTAGCACCGGTACTGCCGCGTTCAATCTTGTAATCGACTTCAGCAAGATAGTACCCTTCTTTTCTGTAGAGATCACGAACACGGGCGATGTCATCAGAAAGGAATTTTTCGTTGAGAACAGCACCCTGCTTGGAGCTGATTGCAGCAAGAATATCTTCTTCATCTACAGCGTCAGAACCTGAAATAACAATATTATTAATTCTAGGTTTTTCCACTACAGTGATAACAAGCTCATTACCATCGCGTTTTTTATCGACGGAAACCTGCACATCACTAAAGTAGCCAAGGCCGTAAATGCGTTTAATTTCTTCGTTTATCTTTTTGCCATCCAATGCATCACCTTTTTGGATTCGCATACGCATGAGAACAACGTCTGGATCCAATACCTTGGTGCCACGGATAACAATGTTTGAAATAGACTGCTTGCGCAGCATCTCGTTTGATGCCTGTGCCACAAGCTCATCAACAGCAGGCAGGACGTTAATAAGTCCTGATTTATTGATGAAAATAGGCTTAGCAGGCTGAAGCCCGTATGCTTCAACTAATCGGGCATCAATAGAAAGCTGTTCTCCAACCTGTGTAAAGCTACCGTACAAAGCGTAATCTGCATTGGACAGCAAAGACAGGTCGCGAACAACTGAAATATTTAATTCCGTAATGGAATTTTCAGCTAAGATTCTTTCCAGCTCATTATCGGGCACTACTGAAAAGTTTTTTGTAGCTAAACGCTCCCTGATTAATTCAGGCAGTCCGTCTTCCAAATAACTCAGGTCTTCTCCAGAGTTAACCGAAAACGGCAAAACAAGCACCCGAATACCATTCCCCGGCGCAGCAAATGCACTTACAGCAAACAATAGCGTAAGCAACGTGCAGATCGTGACTACGCACGATCTAAACTGTTTGGACATAAAGTTCTCCAGCTCGCAGTTCAAGGCGGCGACGCATAATATCCGAAAGTTCTGGATTATGCGTAACTACAACCAACGTCATACCCAGCTCATCATTTAGTCTAAGAAGTAGTTCTCCGACTGATTCGCCAGTGCGTTCATCTAAATTTCCTGTAGGTTCATCTGCAAGTAATACAGAAGGGCGCATAAGAATGGCACGGGCAATAGCCGCCCGCTGTCTCTCACCGCCAGATAACGTTGTCACCTTATGGTTTAGCCTTCCTCCAAGCCCGACAAGCTTTAGCATTTCGGCAGCACGGGAAAAGGCTTCTTTTTTGGCAACACCCCCAATAATGGCTTGCATGGCTACGTTTTCAACAGTTGAAAATTCCGGCAATAAATGATGAAACTGAAAGACAAAACCTATCTCATGATTTCGTACAGCAGCTTTTGCATCATCGGATAATTCAGCTAGATTACGCCCGTTGAAAAACAGTTCGCCCCTTGAAGGGATATCAAGGGTTCCCAACAGATGCAAGAGGGTACTTTTTCCTGATCCGGAAGCACCGGTGATGGCGAGCGCTTCACCCTGTTCTATCACCAGATCAAGATTATTTATAACAGTAAGCAGTTCGGCAGGACCTTCATAATCCTTACCCACACCCTTTAATTCATATAATGGTGCAGTACTCATTACTCGTACCTCAAGGCATCTGCCGGTTCGAGCTTCGCTGCCTGTTTTGCAGGGTACAGTGTAGCAATAAAACAAAGAACCATTGCTGACGCACCGATTATAACCAGATCAGTCCAGTCATAAATGATAGGAAGCTTGTCCAAAGAGTACACGCCCTTAGGCAGTTGTACAAATTGATAGCGCTTTAACAGCTCCCCTACGCCAAGCCCAAGAGCGAAGCCCAATGCAGTTCCCACTACACCAATAATAGTACCTTGCAGCATGAAAATTCCACGGATTTGCTTTTTTGTTGCGCCCATTGACATGAGCACAGCTATATCGCGTGTTTTTTCCATAACAAGCATTACTAGTGTAGTAATGATTGAAAAAGAACCAACAAGTACAATAAGTGTAAGGATGACACCCATTGCTGTTTTTTCCAACTTCAACGCTGCAAATAAGTTAGCGTTCATATCCATCCAGCTTCGAGCATAGAAAGGATAGCCACCGAGGCGCTCTGTAATTTTCTTGGCTATTTTATCTGCGTTGTTCACATTACTAACAGAGAGTTCCAGCCCTGTTACCGCATTGTTTTCCCAGCCTAGTAATTCTCGCGCAGATTTAAGCGTAACAAATGCAAGGGAAGAATCGTACTCCCACATGCCTGTTTTATATATCCCCACAACCCTAAAATTGCGGACTCGTGGCACAAAGCCCTGAGATGTTTTTTTACCGGAAGGTGAAAGAAGGTTAATACGCCTGCCGATACCGACTCCAAGGCGCTTGGCAAGTTCGTTGCCAATAATTATTCCGGGAAGCCCTTCGCGGACAAGATCAGGAAACCCGCCATCTTTCATATACTTACGGATGGTAAGCACCTTATCGGCAGACTCCGGCTGCACACCGCGTAGAATAATACCCTTCACTCCATGAGATGAGGAAGCCATGAGTTCTGAGTAAATAAAAGGGGTGACTCCGGTTACACCGGAGACACCCTCGATTTCTTTCGACAACTCAGTATAGCCAGAAATATTCCCAGCTGCACTCATGGTAATTACGTGAGCATTCACGCCCAGAATTTTATCCCTCAAGTCCTTTGTGAAGCCATTCATCACACCCAGAACTACGATAAGCGAGGCAACACCAAGGCCTACTCCGAGAACAGAAATTATCGATATTACCGATATAAAAGACTGTTGTCGGCGCGCAAACAAGTATCGCAACGCAATGAAGGACTCAAATTTCATAAGCTATGGCTAACTCTCCGGTTTAAGGAGCGGGAACAGAATAACCTCACGAATTGACGGGGAATCAGTAAGAAGCATTACAAGACGGTCAATACCAATACCCTGTCCGGCTGCCGGAGGCATACCGTATTCAAGAGCACGAAGGTAGTCTTCGTCCATGTAGTGTGCTTCGTCATCACCCGCTTCTTTTTCTGCAACCTGATCGAGGAAACGCAAACGCTGATCAACAGGATCATTAAGTTCTGAGAATGCGTTACCAAGTTCGCGACCTGTCATGAAGAGTTCATAACGGTCAGTAAAACGAGGATCATCTTCGTTTTTGCGAGAAAGCGGAGAGATGTCTGTCGGGTAGTTGTAAATAAAGGTAGGCTGAACCAGCTCCTGCTCAACATCAAGGTCAAACAATTTTGCCTGAAGTTTAGCAAGCTTTTCACCTTCAACAACTTTTTCCCCGCGGCTTTTCACGTATGCAGCAAGCTTGTCGTAGTCTTCGTAAAGTTCCTTGGAGTGACCACCAATAACTTCTAAAGACTCAAGGAAGCCGATACGACGCCATGTGCCCGGAGTCAGGTCAATTTCCTGCCCCTGATAGGTGATGATAGTAGAACCACACACCTTCTTGGCAATATGTCCAAAAAGTTCTTCTGTAAGATCCATTAAATCTTCAAAAGTTGCATATGCCCAGTAAAATTCACACATGGTAAATTCAGGGTTATGCTGGGTAGAAACACCTTCGTTACGGAAGTTACGGTTGATTTCAAAAACCTTTTCGAAACCACCAACGAGGAGGCGCTTCAAGTACAGTTCCGGTGCAATACGCATGTACATGTCATGGTCTTGCGCGTTGTGGTGCGTTACAAACGGACGAGCAGTCGCACCACCGGGAATAGGATGCATCATAGGAGTTTCTACTTCCATGAAGCCTCTGTCTTCCATAAATCTACGGAACTCACGTACTATAGCAGTACGTTTGCGGAAAATTTCGCGGGTCTTCGGAGTTACAATAAGGTCAACATAACGCTGGCGATATCGAATCTCAACGTCTTTAAGACCATGATATTTTTCCGGAAGCGGGCGAATAGACTTAGTAAGGAGCTGCACACTCTTACAGTCTACTGTAAGCTCACCTGTTTTAGTGCGGAACAACGTGCCCACAACACCAACAATATCGCCGATGTCGAACTTTTTAAACTTCTGGTACGATTCCGCACCAAGAGTATCACGGGCAGCGTAGCACTGCATTTTACCACTTTTATCAAGAACGTGGAAAAAGGTTACTTTACCAAAAGAACGAAGACCGACAATACGGCCAGCACAGTAGAATTCCTTATCAAGAGATTCTAATTCTTCGGCATCAAGTCCTTCATATTCTGCACGAATTTGAGAAAAATCGTCTTCCTTTTTAAACCCGTTAGGGTACAAGGAAATGCCTGCGTCCATTAAGTCGCAGGACTTTGCCACTCTATTCTTCACCACTTCGTTTAACTCATCGCGGTCAACAAAGCTTTCCAGCATTGGCATAAAGTATTCTGCCTGACTGGATTTTGTGGGAAGTTTTATTTTTTTACGTTTTGACTGTTCCTGTTCGCTCACGGGATCACTCCGTATAATGAATTCGATCACTGCTGAATTGGGAAGGGTTATGCCAATTACCAGAAATCGTCAAGGAACCCTCTTCGTCTCTGCGCATAAATTTCAATTTTACACTTTTTTTCGTAAAAAAATAAAAAATGCTTGACCACTCCACAGGTTTTCTCTAAACAACTTTTCGCGCTGAGGGAAACCAAAGCACATAATATTCCTCGATGGCTCAATAGGCAGAGCGGGTGACTGTTAATCACTAGGTTGTAGGTTCAAGTCCTACTCGAGGAGCCAGATTTTAAGCCTCTTTCGAAAGAAAGAGGCTTTTTTTGTACTATACAGTACAAAATTGCCTCAAAATACATTCCCACCAAACGACACAATAGCACAGCACGCTGTAACTATTTTACATTATACATGATTCAACACCAAAAAACAGATTTTTCTCACACTTCGTATAGGTAACAACAACTACTGTATGGAGATCATCCAACACAAAATCAAAGAACTTTTTCTTTTTCCTCTTGACCTCCCATCGCAGAATCCGTATACAGAATCTCGCGCTGATTGATTCAGCACATATTCCTCGATGGCTCAATAGGCAGAGCGGGTGACTGTTAATCACTAGGTTGTAGGTTCAAGTCCTACTCGAGGAGCCAGATTTCAAAGCCTCTTTCGAAAGAAAGAGGCTTTTTTTGTATTCTTAGATTTTCATCGGCTTTTCATTGGGGTTACCACCGCTCAAACTTTTGCTCCTCAACAAGTCACTCAGAATCAATCTATATACTGTTACCCGATGCAAACATTGCTTCCTACAAAAAGAGGTAGCCCACACCTTCTTTTTAGAAAAAGACATTCTCGCAATACAAAGCAGGAATTCCCTCGAACACGCTTTGATCTCTTTTTTAAAATTTTTTATTTTTTTGCTTGACGGCATTCTCTCTTTTCCATAAAAGCTTTTCCGCACTGAGGGAAACACCTCAAGCAAACATATTCCTCGATGGCTCAATAGGCAGAGCGGGTGACTGTTAATCACTAGGTTGTAGGTTCAAGTCCTACTCGAGGAGCCAGATTTCAAAGCCTCTTTCGAAAGAAAGAGGCTTTTTTTGTGCCTTGACGTAAACTTCAGAAGTACGGAATGCACACTTCTTGTATTTATTTCCACTTTTTTCAAATTTATTGATTTTTTTGTTGACGAGCACGAAGCAAATCCGTAAACACATTTTCGCGCTGAGGGAAACCGAAGCACACAATATTCCTCGATGGCTCAATAGGCAGAGCGGGTGACTGTTAATCACTAGGTTGTAGGTTCAAGTCCTACTCGAGGAGCCAGATTTTAAAGCCTCTTTCGAAAGAAAGAGGCTTTTTTGTATTATTTGAAAGCCCTCCCCAGCATAGCCCTACGCTCCACAACGCCTCATCCTTTGTTACCTGTATAGTTTTTTTACACGGTAGACGCATGGCATTTTCCTAGGTATTCTAGCCAAACTGATTTTGCAGAATAGAAAATTTTCCTTTTTTGTTGCTGCACTTACAAACATAACACAGGATACTACCGCTGATTCAATTGCGATCCTGTGCCGCGCATAAACCTGCACAGTGTTGTTGCCACAACCTGCTGCACAAGGAGATATTATGAAAAAAATTCTTTTTGCTCTTGCTATCGTATGTATTTTTGCCACTGCTGCATCCGCTCAAAGTAAATTTGAAAAAATGGATTCCAATAACGACGCCAGCGTCAGTTGGGAAGAATTTTCCAAAACCTACCCTTCCATGAAAGAACTCGCTTTTCAGACAATTGATAAAGATGGTTCCAAAGGAATTTCAGAAGAAGAATGGAAAGCCTTCATGTCCGGTCACAATACTGGCGGCAAAAAAGGCGGCGGCATGATGGGTGGAAAAATGGGCGGCGGCATGATGGGCGGTAAAAAAGCTTCCGGTGCTCCAGAACTTATTGCGCCTCCAAGCAAATAAAAATCAAAAGTTACTCCCATAAAAAAGGTCGACCATTCAGTCGGCTTTTTTTATGTCGTTCTTGCACAGAACTGTAATTAAGTAGCTCCTCTAAAAGCCTTTTTGCGGTATGATGCCAAGAGCACGTATTCGTTTACCCTTTTCACACCATAGGAACAGCGCACTAATGAGCCTTGCTTTACTCTTTTTTTTCTTCAAAGGACTTATTATCGGTCTTACCATCGCCGCTCCCGTCGGGCCGGTTGGCGTTCTGTGTGTCCACCGAACATTACGGTATGGCAAGCTTGTGGGGGTAATCTCCGGTCTTGGAGCCGCCTTTGCTGATCTTTTTTACGGAGCGGTAGCTGCATTCGGACTGGTTGCCATAACCAATCTCATCACAAATTCGAGCACAGCCATCCGCCTTGTTGGGGGCTTATTGTTTATGGCAATCGGCGTCCATATGCTCCGTCAACACCCCGCACCTGCAACAGAGTCAGACGATGAAACCATTAACAGGCATAAACCGGGACTTCTCACAGCCTGCTTCAGCACCTTTGTCCTTACAGTTATGAACCCCGGAACAATTGTAGCTTTTACAGTTATTTTTGCGACATTCGGCATTAACCACAAAGCCAACGTAGTCGATGCCGCACTTCTCGTGCTTGGTGTATTTATAGGCTCTGCAATCTGGTGGTGCGGATTAGCTTTCTGTGCCAACGCAATGCGGACATACGTAGAAAAACACACTCAGCTTATCAGCAAAATATCCGGTACAATTATCGTCACTTTCGGTTGTCTTTCGCTTCTAAGCCTTATTGTCGAACTATAATTTTACTAAAAGTAAAGAGCTGCATAGTAATTTCTCCACACGGGAATTGTCTATTGCCAGAGCACAGTGCAATCCTTATATTCCGCGCATGACAAAAACATGGAAACAAAAATCTAGCCGCCTTGTACTTGGGCGCACACCGCTTGAGCAGCCTGCTTTTCTTCCAATGTCCAAAAAAGAAATGGACGAGCTTGGCTGGGATGAGCTTGATATACTTTTCGTTACAGGTGACTCTTATGTAGATCACCCAAGTTTTGCCGCTGCTCTGTTAGGACGTTGGCTGGTAGCACATGGATACCGAGTAGGGATTGTTGCGCAGCCCCGCTGGGATTCTCCTGAGGATCTTTGTGCTATGGGACGTCCTCGGCTGTTCGCCTCTGTGAGTGCAGGTGCTATTGATTCCATGCTGGCGCATTACACTGCGTTCAGAAAAAAACGCCACGATGATGCGTACACACCGGGTGGTAAAGCAGGAGCACGCCCGAACCGCGCCACAATCGTATATTCAAACCTTATTCGCAGCGCATTTCCAAACATTCCTGTGGTTATCGGCGGTATTGAAGCTTCATTACGTCGTATTACCCATTATGATTTCTGGACAGATAAGCTTCGCCGCTCCATTTTATTAGATAGCAAAGCAGACTGCATAGTTTACGGCATGGGTGAATACGCCATGCTCCACATTGCGCATGTTCTCGATCAGTACGGCGAAACATCCGGCACTCCTTTTTCCTATATCGCACAGGATGTCAGAGGCATTGCCTATATGGGCACACACGATGATATTCCGCCGCAAGCAAAACTTGTAGAACTGCCTTCGCACGAAGAAATCGAAGCTGATGCAAAACAATTGATGACAGCCACGCTCAAACTGGAACGTCATGTTCAAGCAGCCGATGGATGGGCAATTCAACCTGTGGGCAAGCGTGCAGTCATTTTAGCTCCGCCAGCATTACCATTGTCTGAAGAAGAAATGGACGAATTGTATGGTCTGCCCTACGCCAAAACGCAACATCCTTCCTACAAAGAAAAAATTCCATGCGTAGACATGATGACAACCAGTATTACAACTCACCGTGGTTGTGGTGGTGGATGCTCATTCTGCTCACTTGCCCTGCATCAAGGCAGACGGATTGCATCGCGCAGTAAAGAATCCATTATGCAGGAAATAGAAACCCTCATCCGCAACAAACGCTTCAAAGGTTCCATAAGCGATGTGGGCGGTCCTTCCGCAAACATGTGGCAGGCATACTGCAAGGCAAGTCCTGAAAAATGTAAGCGACAAAGCTGCATGCACCCGAAGGTTTGCCCGCAGTTCACCGTCAATCAGGCAGAAGGCATTGCACTGCTTCGAGATATCCAAAAAACAGCGGGGATTAAAAATGTCCGCGTCGCAAGCGGCGTGCGATATGATC
This genomic window contains:
- the bamA gene encoding outer membrane protein assembly factor BamA, which codes for MSKQFRSCVVTICTLLTLLFAVSAFAAPGNGIRVLVLPFSVNSGEDLSYLEDGLPELIRERLATKNFSVVPDNELERILAENSITELNISVVRDLSLLSNADYALYGSFTQVGEQLSIDARLVEAYGLQPAKPIFINKSGLINVLPAVDELVAQASNEMLRKQSISNIVIRGTKVLDPDVVLMRMRIQKGDALDGKKINEEIKRIYGLGYFSDVQVSVDKKRDGNELVITVVEKPRINNIVISGSDAVDEEDILAAISSKQGAVLNEKFLSDDIARVRDLYRKEGYYLAEVDYKIERGSTGATLTFNVNEGEKLYIKDIALEGTEVLDADDVKTALALSERGIFSWLTGSGVLREDYLERDVAAIAAYYLNRGFLDVRVGSARVDYEEDGIVITFPVSEGPRYKLGTITFSGDLIEPDATYFSIIGTDEWKEEEEYLNYTVLREDSTKIGDWYANYGYAYADVDFGIQRQEDNIANVAFKIDKKNKVYVRRVVMEGNTRTRDNVVRRAVELTDGELFNGNQLRESNRKLNNLGYFSEASVTLVPTDNPDEVDLKVKVKEKNTGSVMAGVGWSSYDGVGFSGSIKEDNLWGKGYKVAATASFSSKKTSYDFSFLNPSVYDSDLSFSGRTYITKTEYDDYDYNKTGGKVSFGYPIGKWSRVYTGYRYDQYEITGVEADASSLIREQADDGIRHASVLHASFSRNTMDNFQRPTSGNVVNFTVNYGGGFLQGTDDFIKLVGEARQFYALNDNNVLMARAKGGMLLPNGGSHDDIPIVERFWVGGINSVRGYDINDFAVRQADGDKIGGTRMAFANFEYQWYFENDLGMTLVPFFDVGINFDDKDDGLTSNKEWLYSTGLELRWRSPMGDLRFAYGIPLADVNGEKQDPRFEFAMGQAF
- a CDS encoding ABC transporter ATP-binding protein gives rise to the protein MSTAPLYELKGVGKDYEGPAELLTVINNLDLVIEQGEALAITGASGSGKSTLLHLLGTLDIPSRGELFFNGRNLAELSDDAKAAVRNHEIGFVFQFHHLLPEFSTVENVAMQAIIGGVAKKEAFSRAAEMLKLVGLGGRLNHKVTTLSGGERQRAAIARAILMRPSVLLADEPTGNLDERTGESVGELLLRLNDELGMTLVVVTHNPELSDIMRRRLELRAGELYVQTV
- a CDS encoding lipoprotein-releasing ABC transporter permease subunit encodes the protein MKFESFIALRYLFARRQQSFISVISIISVLGVGLGVASLIVVLGVMNGFTKDLRDKILGVNAHVITMSAAGNISGYTELSKEIEGVSGVTGVTPFIYSELMASSSHGVKGIILRGVQPESADKVLTIRKYMKDGGFPDLVREGLPGIIIGNELAKRLGVGIGRRINLLSPSGKKTSQGFVPRVRNFRVVGIYKTGMWEYDSSLAFVTLKSARELLGWENNAVTGLELSVSNVNNADKIAKKITERLGGYPFYARSWMDMNANLFAALKLEKTAMGVILTLIVLVGSFSIITTLVMLVMEKTRDIAVLMSMGATKKQIRGIFMLQGTIIGVVGTALGFALGLGVGELLKRYQFVQLPKGVYSLDKLPIIYDWTDLVIIGASAMVLCFIATLYPAKQAAKLEPADALRYE
- the lysS gene encoding lysine--tRNA ligase; this translates as MLESFVDRDELNEVVKNRVAKSCDLMDAGISLYPNGFKKEDDFSQIRAEYEGLDAEELESLDKEFYCAGRIVGLRSFGKVTFFHVLDKSGKMQCYAARDTLGAESYQKFKKFDIGDIVGVVGTLFRTKTGELTVDCKSVQLLTKSIRPLPEKYHGLKDVEIRYRQRYVDLIVTPKTREIFRKRTAIVREFRRFMEDRGFMEVETPMMHPIPGGATARPFVTHHNAQDHDMYMRIAPELYLKRLLVGGFEKVFEINRNFRNEGVSTQHNPEFTMCEFYWAYATFEDLMDLTEELFGHIAKKVCGSTIITYQGQEIDLTPGTWRRIGFLESLEVIGGHSKELYEDYDKLAAYVKSRGEKVVEGEKLAKLQAKLFDLDVEQELVQPTFIYNYPTDISPLSRKNEDDPRFTDRYELFMTGRELGNAFSELNDPVDQRLRFLDQVAEKEAGDDEAHYMDEDYLRALEYGMPPAAGQGIGIDRLVMLLTDSPSIREVILFPLLKPES
- a CDS encoding EF-hand domain-containing protein, with protein sequence MKKILFALAIVCIFATAASAQSKFEKMDSNNDASVSWEEFSKTYPSMKELAFQTIDKDGSKGISEEEWKAFMSGHNTGGKKGGGMMGGKMGGGMMGGKKASGAPELIAPPSK
- a CDS encoding LysE family transporter yields the protein MSLALLFFFFKGLIIGLTIAAPVGPVGVLCVHRTLRYGKLVGVISGLGAAFADLFYGAVAAFGLVAITNLITNSSTAIRLVGGLLFMAIGVHMLRQHPAPATESDDETINRHKPGLLTACFSTFVLTVMNPGTIVAFTVIFATFGINHKANVVDAALLVLGVFIGSAIWWCGLAFCANAMRTYVEKHTQLISKISGTIIVTFGCLSLLSLIVEL
- a CDS encoding YgiQ family radical SAM protein yields the protein MTKTWKQKSSRLVLGRTPLEQPAFLPMSKKEMDELGWDELDILFVTGDSYVDHPSFAAALLGRWLVAHGYRVGIVAQPRWDSPEDLCAMGRPRLFASVSAGAIDSMLAHYTAFRKKRHDDAYTPGGKAGARPNRATIVYSNLIRSAFPNIPVVIGGIEASLRRITHYDFWTDKLRRSILLDSKADCIVYGMGEYAMLHIAHVLDQYGETSGTPFSYIAQDVRGIAYMGTHDDIPPQAKLVELPSHEEIEADAKQLMTATLKLERHVQAADGWAIQPVGKRAVILAPPALPLSEEEMDELYGLPYAKTQHPSYKEKIPCVDMMTTSITTHRGCGGGCSFCSLALHQGRRIASRSKESIMQEIETLIRNKRFKGSISDVGGPSANMWQAYCKASPEKCKRQSCMHPKVCPQFTVNQAEGIALLRDIQKTAGIKNVRVASGVRYDLAQKEETALRAYTMEFTGGQLKVAPEHICDGVLNRMRKPGLASFERFLDAFKKYSEQAGKEQYVIPYLMSAFPGCTDNHMHELGNWLRARGWQPQQVQCFIPTPGTVATASYYAKIDEKGNELYVARTDAERLRQHHILMPSVGRKKTHTQRGNRGAYAAKKSDDYSDSNQRSNKRKTKHDGKPKHKNHAKNGNRSTQGKRSSRNAQSGQGKASPFAINKR